In Massilia antarctica, the following are encoded in one genomic region:
- a CDS encoding DUF418 domain-containing protein — translation MKQRIVGLDLARALAVIGMVIVNFKVVMHASAADAPWWLALVDALDGRASAVFVVLAGVGLSLISQRARQSGDTGALHAARAGILKRAAFLFVAGLLYVQVWPADILHYYGAYMAIGAAVLSWRTGALFAAAVAMVAGFVLLATVIDYGAGWNWETLAYAGFWGPAGFVRNLFFNGFHPVFPWAGFLLLGMAAGRFDLQSNAMLYRIFITGLGMGIAAESAMLSGALWATPGAGIWAHLWSSGPLPPLPLYWIAAAGDALALIAACVWIGERRRSARPLAPLVHTGQLALTLYIAHVVIGMGVLEALGLLEGRTLAFAVASALLFSAGAVLCAHLWRRRFALGPVEWLMRRCTGL, via the coding sequence ATGAAACAGCGCATCGTCGGCCTCGACCTGGCCCGGGCCCTTGCCGTCATCGGCATGGTGATCGTCAACTTCAAGGTCGTCATGCACGCCAGCGCGGCCGATGCGCCGTGGTGGCTGGCGCTGGTCGATGCACTCGACGGCCGCGCCTCCGCCGTCTTCGTGGTGCTGGCAGGCGTCGGCCTGTCGCTGATCTCACAGCGCGCGCGCCAGTCGGGCGACACTGGCGCGCTGCACGCCGCCCGTGCCGGCATCCTGAAACGCGCCGCCTTCCTGTTCGTCGCCGGCCTGCTGTATGTGCAGGTCTGGCCGGCCGACATCCTCCATTATTACGGCGCCTACATGGCGATCGGCGCCGCCGTCCTGTCGTGGCGCACCGGCGCGCTGTTCGCCGCCGCCGTGGCCATGGTGGCCGGCTTCGTCCTGCTGGCCACGGTCATCGATTACGGCGCCGGCTGGAACTGGGAAACGCTGGCCTACGCCGGCTTCTGGGGGCCGGCCGGCTTTGTCCGCAACCTGTTCTTCAATGGCTTTCACCCGGTCTTCCCGTGGGCCGGATTCCTGTTGCTCGGCATGGCGGCCGGCCGCTTCGACCTGCAGTCGAATGCCATGCTGTACCGGATTTTCATTACCGGCCTTGGCATGGGCATCGCCGCCGAATCGGCCATGTTGAGCGGCGCCCTGTGGGCCACACCAGGCGCCGGCATCTGGGCCCACCTGTGGTCATCCGGGCCGTTGCCGCCGCTTCCGCTGTACTGGATCGCCGCCGCTGGCGACGCCCTGGCGCTGATCGCGGCCTGCGTCTGGATCGGTGAACGCAGGCGTAGCGCGCGCCCGCTGGCGCCCCTGGTCCACACAGGCCAGCTGGCGCTGACCTTGTACATCGCCCATGTCGTCATCGGCATGGGCGTGCTCGAAGCGCTTGGTTTGCTCGAGGGCCGCACGCTCGCCTTCGCGGTGGCCAGCGCGCTGCTGTTCTCGGCCGGCGCGGTGCTGTGCGCGCACCTGTGGCGCCGGCGCTTCGCGCTTGGCCCGGTCGAGTGGCTGATGCGGCGCTGCACCGGCTTGTAG